A region from the Luteolibacter flavescens genome encodes:
- a CDS encoding DMP19 family protein has translation MDYSEVRAYLYNPPHKLGNDIIQDGKLHPDVVDPQGIKLDAKQVEQLLKASYTREPDRRGSGCFLPHHGIVFYDHDGKAVAHLSICFLCNRAASAPYEASLQWDITALSQFITSLGLPVFKEFDESDAHFIALARKWPDAKVKEKLDEYLFSTENGNPLLGDYERLLLLQGLGDRIHALLLAYLSDKALRAEMLKASPSDASSDTLFSRICDAFGDSPPSSVIPLLAPFFEESDPSVRCDATETIAKTGAPASVAYIRKAFADPGDDLAISALGGLQVAIDRSAVHPDTRKQLFPDVQAFQKSGWDEEWAKALAGLNPHEASEYFLTPEIFNPDSPRLDTILRVLCEANLQLPRERLLALIEELKATKLTREKQQIAEPALLLLGRQRNPGDLDLLRGMGNDTLARCAMPGLLAWHGLEGYRDRLSKLEVEKDFAALNEHQRLHIAVYEFENAGPDIGAYFSGHKGDRWRDALAGLKQMKRGELAAILEEAVAKFGDEGPSNDREIRSKQVDDIEEKSGFKDLDARLREAEDTWNLSLDRFAIEHADSFK, from the coding sequence GTGGATTACTCCGAAGTCCGCGCCTATCTGTATAATCCACCGCATAAGTTGGGGAATGACATTATTCAGGACGGAAAGCTGCATCCCGATGTCGTGGACCCACAAGGCATCAAGCTCGATGCCAAGCAGGTCGAACAACTGCTCAAGGCCAGCTACACCCGGGAGCCCGATCGAAGAGGCTCGGGCTGCTTCCTTCCTCATCACGGCATCGTTTTCTACGATCACGACGGAAAGGCTGTTGCGCACCTGTCGATTTGCTTTCTCTGCAACAGGGCTGCCAGCGCCCCTTACGAAGCATCTTTGCAGTGGGACATCACGGCTCTATCCCAATTCATCACAAGTCTAGGGCTCCCGGTATTCAAGGAGTTCGACGAGTCTGATGCGCATTTCATCGCACTCGCCCGCAAGTGGCCGGATGCCAAAGTGAAGGAGAAATTGGATGAGTATCTCTTTTCCACGGAGAACGGAAATCCCCTTCTGGGAGACTATGAGCGCCTTCTGTTGCTTCAGGGCCTCGGGGACCGCATCCATGCACTCCTCCTCGCATATCTTTCTGACAAAGCGTTGCGGGCAGAGATGCTGAAGGCTTCGCCATCCGACGCGTCCTCCGACACGCTCTTCTCCCGGATTTGTGACGCATTCGGCGATTCCCCACCCTCCTCCGTCATTCCTCTTCTCGCTCCATTTTTCGAGGAATCGGATCCATCCGTCCGTTGCGATGCCACCGAGACGATCGCGAAAACCGGTGCTCCCGCGAGCGTTGCATACATCAGGAAAGCATTCGCAGATCCCGGGGATGATCTCGCCATCAGCGCACTCGGCGGCCTTCAGGTGGCGATTGATCGGAGCGCGGTGCACCCCGACACGCGGAAGCAGCTTTTCCCGGATGTGCAGGCATTCCAAAAAAGCGGCTGGGATGAGGAGTGGGCCAAGGCACTCGCCGGTCTCAATCCCCATGAGGCCTCGGAGTATTTCCTTACTCCGGAAATCTTCAATCCGGACTCCCCGCGACTCGACACGATCCTGAGAGTCCTCTGCGAAGCAAACCTGCAACTTCCACGCGAGCGGCTTCTCGCGCTCATCGAGGAATTGAAAGCGACCAAGCTTACCCGGGAGAAACAACAGATCGCGGAACCCGCCCTCCTGCTGCTCGGAAGACAGCGCAATCCCGGCGACCTGGACCTCCTGCGCGGCATGGGCAACGACACCCTCGCCCGATGCGCCATGCCGGGGCTACTGGCATGGCATGGCCTTGAAGGCTATCGCGACCGTCTCTCAAAGCTGGAAGTGGAGAAGGATTTCGCTGCTTTGAACGAGCATCAACGCCTCCATATCGCAGTGTATGAATTTGAAAACGCGGGGCCCGACATCGGAGCTTACTTCTCCGGCCACAAAGGGGATCGCTGGCGCGATGCACTTGCCGGACTCAAGCAAATGAAACGAGGGGAACTGGCTGCCATTCTCGAAGAAGCGGTGGCGAAATTCGGA